The Henckelia pumila isolate YLH828 chromosome 2, ASM3356847v2, whole genome shotgun sequence genome includes a window with the following:
- the LOC140884589 gene encoding uncharacterized protein, protein MVAPPVTTLLGPPEIYIQPPSAATGKDPFMDLMLANFNSNNKREYPPLIGLTENDSPTFLSSGNPLLDFFFHVVPDTPPEVLVQLLDLAWKEDPLKTMKLVCNLRGVRGTGKSDKEGFYTAALWLHEHHPRTLARNVASFARFGYFKDLPEILSRLLEGAEARKLRKAKVKSRVFLGYDHRVVGRRLRGRSRRNLSREEKRIAWAKRVVDRFNKDPDFRFLHDCISDCFAGFLRSDMKMLDSGDMFKISLASKWCPSVDSPFDKITLLCETIARKVFPKEEYPEYQGIEEAHYAYRVRDRLRKQVLVPLRKALELPEVYIGANDWGSLPYRRVASVAMKMYKEKFLKHDKQRFLQYLNKVKTGEAKIAAGALLPHEIIASLGDSDGGDQVAELQWRRMVDDMAKKGKLHNCLAICDVSGSMIGTPMEVCVALGVLLSELCQDPWKGKIVTFSQNPKLHVLKGDSLHSKASFVRFMEWGMNTNLQKVFDLILQVAVDGGLKADQMIKRLFVFSDMEFDQASEVPWETDYEAIVRKFTECGYGDCVPEIVFWNLRDSRATPVPGSQAGVALVSGFSKNLMKVFLEDNGRLNAEYVMEAAISGEEYKKLVVVD, encoded by the coding sequence ATGGTGGCGCCACCGGTGACAACCCTTCTCGGCCCCCCGGAGATCTACATCCAGCCACCCTCCGCCGCCACGGGAAAAGACCCATTCATGGACCTCATGCTCGCAAATTTCAACTCTAATAACAAGAGGGAGTACCCTCCATTAATTGGACTCACAGAGAACGACTCCCCGACTTTTCTTTCCTCGGGAAATCCATTGCTAGATTTCTTCTTCCACGTCGTCCCCGACACCCCCCCGGAAGTTCTGGTCCAGCTCCTGGACCTTGCCTGGAAAGAGGACCCCTTGAAGACAATGAAGCTAGTTTGCAATTTGCGAGGCGTCCGGGGGACAGGCAAGTCTGATAAAGAAGGATTCTACACTGCCGCGCTGTGGCTGCACGAGCATCATCCAAGAACCCTGGCTCGTAACGTGGCGTCTTTCGCTCGTTTCGGATACTTTAAGGATTTGCCGGAGATCCTCTCCCGTCTTCTCGAAGGTGCCGAAGCTCGAAAATTGAGGAAAGCTAAAGTTAAAAGCAGAGTGTTTCTTGGATATGATCATAGAGTTGTGGGTCGTCGCTTGAGAGGAAGAAGTCGTAGAAATTTGTCCAGGGAAGAAAAAAGGATCGCTTGGGCGAAAAGGGTCGTCGATAGATTTAACAAAGACCCCGATTTCAGGTTCTTGCATGATTGCATATCAGATTGTTTCGCGGGGTTCTTGAGATCAGACATGAAGATGTTGGATTCAGGGGACATGTTCAAAATCAGCCTTGCATCGAAATGGTGTCCCTCCGTGGATTCTCCCTTCGATAAAATCACCTTGTTGTGTGAAACTATAGCAAGAAAGGTGTTTCCTAAGGAGGAGTATCCAGAATACCAAGGAATCGAGGAAGCACATTACGCCTATCGCGTGAGGGATCGCTTGAGGAAGCAAGTACTGGTGCCACTTCGCAAGGCCTTGGAATTGCCGGAGGTGTACATTGGAGCCAATGATTGGGGGTCTCTTCCTTATCGAAGGGTCGCTTCCGTTGCcatgaaaatgtacaaggagAAGTTCTTGAAGCATGATAAGCAAAGATTTCTGCAGTATCTCAACAAGGTGAAAACAGGGGAAGCGAAAATCGCCGCCGGTGCATTGCTACCGCACGAGATAATCGCGTCGTTGGGAGACAGCGATGGCGGCGATCAGGTGGCGGAGCTTCAGTGGAGACGAATGGTGGACGACATGGCCAAGAAAGGGAAACTCCACAACTGCTTAGCTATATGTGATGTTTCCGGGAGTATGATTGGAACACCGATGGAAGTCTGCGTTGCTCTTGGTGTTCTGTTATCGGAACTGTGCCAAGATCCCTGGAAAGGGAAGATAGTCACATTCAGCCAGAACCCGAAACTCCACGTGTTAAAAGGGGATTCTTTACATTCAAAAGCATCGTTCGTTAGATTCATGGAATGGGGAATGAACACTAATTTACAGAAAGTGTTTGATTTGATACTTCAAGTGGCTGTGGATGGTGGGCTGAAGGCGGACCAGATGATAAAGAGGCTGTTTGTGTTCAGCGACATGGAATTCGATCAGGCGTCGGAGGTGCCGTGGGAGACGGATTACGAGGCCATTGTGAGGAAGTTTACAGAGTGTGGGTACGGAGATTGTGTGCCTGAGATTGTGTTTTGGAACTTGAGGGATTCCCGGGCGACGCCCGTGCCGGGGAGCCAGGCCGGAGTTGCGCTTGTGAGTGGCTTTTCCAAGAATCTGATGAAAGTGTTCTTGGAGGATAATGGACGCCTGAATGCTGAGTATGTCATGGAAGCTGCGATTTCTGGTGAAGAATATAAGAAGTTGGTTGttgttgattga